From the genome of Streptomyces sp. JH34:
CGATGAGCATGGCCGTCGAGGTGGTGATGCCCTGTCCCACCTCGGCCCGCGGCAACGCGAAGGACACCGTGTCGTCCGTGTGGACCTGGACCGTGATCAGACCGGAGGTCGGCAGGGCGGCCGCGGACATGACGTCGTTGAGGTCGACCAGTTCCGTGATGTCCGCAGAAGGGATGCCCCCCGAGGTTTCGTCGGCCCGGGCCTCCGCGGCGGGCACGAGTTCGGCGGCCGTCACCAGCGTCGGTGCTGCCAGTACATATCCCAGGAACCGTCGTCTGCCCAGAGCAGGGCTGTCGGAGGAAGGCCGGGCGGGACGGTCAGCACCAGGCATGGGCTGCCTCTTCTCCTATGTGCCTCTGCGGAGTTGGGTATCCGGGGGTCTGGGGGAGGCATCGACGTGTCTTCCCGCTGCGCTGCGATCTCGTCGACGGCTGCATGTGTGCGGTTCGGCTCCGGGTGGGGTGACGGGGCAGTGGGTCGCCAGGGGCGGTGGGGGCCGCCCCTGGCGGTGACGGGCGGTTGCCCGCAAGGGGGTTGGCGTCCGTGTCGTTCAGGAGGGGCGGTTCATGTCCGGGATGTCGATGGCGATGGGCCGGCCCTCGGCGAGGAAGAGCAGGACGAACCTACGGAGCGCTTCCTCCAGTGTCCAGAGGACCGCGGGGACGGCGGGAATGGGTATCAGACCTTCACGGAAGGCCACGAGCAGCGGCCAGGCCGTCGCGATCAGCCGTTCCAGGACAGGCTGCTTGGACAGGCCGATCATGTCTCCGACCTCGCCGCCCAGTGTGTACCTGGAGAACGCGCTGATCAGAGGGCGTGTGAGCCCGGCGTCGAGCTCGGCCACGATACCGAGGAGGACTTCTGTCAGTGCTTCCCCCTCGGGAGTGTGGCCGAGGATCGGATCGAGGACCTGCTTCGACTGGGCGTTGGCCGCGTCCCAGGTGGCGGGGATGTACTCGTCGCTGACGCCGAGCATGTGCGCGCTCACCTGCCACACGTGGAGATACGCCTCGGAATCAGCGGTGCCGACCCGGACACCCCACTCCTTCATCTTGCTCATGACGAAGGTGGCCAGGCTGTGCCAGGTGACCATGATGTCGGCCTGGCTGATCGGGATCTTCTGGCCGCCGCTGGTCTGTGACCAGGCGGGGGACTGCGGCAGCAGGTGGCGCACGGCGGCGTGCACCATGCGGGTCTTCACGGCGGTGACGATCATCGAGCCCTGCGGCAGGTAGGCGTCGAGGTCCCCGATGTCGTAGCCGAGCCGCGCGGTCTTGGCGATGCGGTCCTTCATGTCGGCGCCACCCTTGGAGTAGTACACGGCGCGTGACTCCCTGGGTATGGCGGTACTCATCAGGCCACTGCCGAGGCCGTACAGAGCCCCCACGTAGATCCCCTTGGTCTTGCTGAACCGAGCGCCGCGGTCGAGCCGCGCCTTGTCCGCCCAGGACGGCATGCGACGGGCGCTCTCCATGAACTCCCGCAGGTCCCCCGGGAGTCCGTCGGGCAACGGCTGGTCGTTCCGCGTCCATTGCTTGAGCAGCGCGTTGACCCTGGACACCTCGCCGCGGTCGATCACTGCCGCGAGTACCGGGTCGGCTTCCTCGTCCCACACGTACTCCGGATCGACCCCCACGCCCGTGCCTGCCACCGACGCGCTGGGTGACCACGTCCACAGAGGCCGGGCGAGGGCCGGCGAAGCCGCCCCCAGCGCCCCGACGGCCCCCAGGGCCCCGCCCGCCATCAACATCTTGCGCCTGCTGAGTCCGTCCATTGTCCTGAACTCCTTCGTGAGTCCTGATCGATGAGAACCGTGCCGTGACGTGTGAAACGTGACGTGCGGAAACGTGAAGTGCGAACGTGGACGTGCGAGCCGTGAGCCGTGGTCTGCGAGTCGCGAAGCGCGACATGAGACGTCGCGGAACGGCGTCCGGCACCGGTGCGGGTCCCGCTCACGCGAATGGATCTCCGGTGCCCGGTCTCGCGGTTCGCCTCACACGGAGGCTCGTCCCGGCGACACGGTCCTCCATGTCGGCCCCGTCCCTGGAGTGGTGGACGGAGCGCGCTTCCCTGGGGACGGCGGTGCCCACGGTGACCGGGCACCCGCCGGCGACGCGGCCCCCAACGCCCCCACGGCACCTGAGGCTCCGCCCGTCATCGACATCTCGCGCCTGTTGAGTCCATCCATCGCCTCGAACTCCTCCTCGAGTCCTTCAGCCTGACGTTCTTCGACTCGTACAATGAAACACACGCGGCATCTCTGTAACACCAGGGGAGCACAGGCAGGGTGGGAACGCCAGGGTCTTTTCGAAAGTCAGGCGACGTCGGCGGGATCCGGCCTGTGGGCCTCACGGTGCCCTCCGGCGCCACATCCCGTGCCGGTACCCGTTCTCGGCGCACGCCGGCCGACCCGGTCGCATCGCCAGGTCTGCGACCGTGGGCCGGCGTACGCCACTCGGCAGCCACCGCCGGCCGTCATCTGCTCCTCGGAAGCGAAGGGTCCTCGCCCGTCCGGGAGTGGCCCGGGTCTTCGAGCGTCACTCGATGGCCCGGTATTCAGGGGACGGGTGGGTCAGCTCGGGGAGTTCCACCACGTATCGATTTCCATGCGGGGCCGGCATCGCCCAGTGCCACGCCTCGACGTGAAAGGCGAGTCCATGGAACGGGGTGTCGTCCGTCTCGTACGGGTAGCGCTCCAGGGCGGCTTCCCGAGCCTGGGTCGGCGTCAGCCCACCGTGATGCTGCATCACCCATGCGTAGCCAGGGCGTAGGTGACCGTCAAGGAGCCAGGCTTCCGGAGCGGCCTGGACTCCGAGCCGCCGGTCCCAGCCGGATCGAGGTATCCACTCACCCGGAGGCAGAAGAAGCGCGCGGCTGACGTGCCGCGACCCCGTGGTCGAGCGTCACCCCATGCGGGGTCCCTGGTCCGGAACCACGGTGGTCCCCAGGGAGTCGCCGGACACGATGCCGCGTAGCGCGGAGTTGGGTACGCGTCCGTCCAGGATGTGAGCGCTGCGGACACCGGCACGGACGGCCCTCAAGCAGCCTTCCATTTTCGGGAGCATGCCGCTCGTCAGCTCAGGCAGCAGCTTCTCTGTCTCCTCGGTCGTGATCCGCCGGATCACTTCGGTGCCGTACGGCCAGTTCGCGTACAGGCCTTCGACGTCCGTGAGCATCACCAGCTTCTCCGCGTCGAGAGCCACCGCCAGAGCCGCCGCCGCGAGATCGGCGTTGACGTTGTAGACCTGCCCGTCCGTTCCACGTGCCACGGGGGAGATGACAGGGATGTGATCCTGCTCCAGGAGCGCACGGACGGTATCAGCGTTCACGTCCACGACTTCGCCGACCAGCCCGATGTCCACGGGTTCGCCGTTCACCCGGACCGTTCGCCGTACGGCGGTCATGGTGTGCGCGTCCTCACCCGAGATCCCTACCGCGAAGGGCCCGTGCGCGTTGATCAGGCCCACCAGCTCACGCTGTACCCGACCCGTCAGTACCATGCGTACGACATCCATCACCTCCGGGGTCGTCACGCGCAGGCCCGCCTCGAAGCGCACCTCCAGGTCGAGCCGTTCCAGCATCGCGCTTATCTGGGGGCCGCCGCCGTGCACGACCACCGGGAGCAGGCCGGCGCCCCGCAGGGTCACGACGTCCTGCGCGAAGGTCGTCCTGAGTTCCTCGTTCACCATGGCGTGGCCGCCGAACTTGATCACGACGACCCTGCCACGGAGCCGCTCGAGCTCCAGCCGCTCCATCAGGAGCTGATCCCCGACGGCCGCGACCTGGTTCGTCGCCTCCGCCGTACCGAGTGACTCCATCTGTATTCCTGTCCCGCTCATCCCACGCTCACTCGATGCCAGGCCCTCGTGCGGGCGGAACTCTGATGGGCGCCAGGTGTGTTGCCCGGTCCGAAACGGATGGGTTGCCAGCCGAAGCCGGGTGCGCCGACGACGGTTCGGCGTAAAGCCCCCGACTCCACGGCCACTTAGGTCAGCCTAACCTGAATGGTGGAGTGGTGGTGGGGAATCCATGATGTCGTCAGCTCGTCAGCTCGTCAGCTCGTCCGCTCGTCCGGGATCACCGTCGTGCACCGCGTCACACCGCCGCGTGAACCCGATGGGTACGCGGATCCGCGGCACGAGGACCGAGGAGGCCGGGACCTCGTTCACCGAGATGACGGTTGCGGGCCCAAGGCGTTGCCCACGGCGCAGCCGCCCTCTCCGGGCATTCGCTGAATACGCGAAGGCACCCATACCTCCGTGTCTCCGGGGGCCACGCGGGCAAGGAGGCAGTCCTGCGCGTCGAAGCCGTTGCCCCTGACGGACAGGAGAACGCCGACCATTCCGCCGTCCGCCTTCACCTCGCTCCGGATTCCCGGATGCAGGTCCAGGGCAGCGAGCGTACGGCGTACCTCGGCCTCGTCCACCCGGCCGCCCTCCGGCACCCTCGGAAGCTTCGCGCGGAGCTCCTCGTACGGCAGTGGGGGCGCTTCGGGCGGCGGGGCGAAGGCCTGCGGAGGGCTGTCCGGGCAATCCACGTCCCGAGGGGCCTCACCCCACTCCGACTTCGGCGACACCCGCACCGCGAAACAGCGCTGCACGGTCACCTCCTCGGGGGCGAGCCAGCCGTCGTACGCCGAGCCGGACGTGCGGACGACCACGTCGATGCCATCCCCGTCGTGTGTCGAAGTCCCCCTCACCCGCAGTACTTCCACCCCGTCGATGCCCGCAGCGGAACGCCCGACCTCCTCCGCCGTGCGTGGACTCTGGCCGTAGAGCCGCTCCCCTGCCTTCCTGGCGGCCTCGCGTGCGGCGTCCGCCGCCTCGTCCTCGGAGGACTGCACCACCCCGCAGCCGAGGGCGAACAGTAACAGCGGTGAGAGCAGGAGGAGTCGACGCATGTGTCCACCATTCCGGTGCCGCGCGTGGCGGACAACCGCTCGCGTACTGGGAACCGGCACAGGCGATCGTACTCAGCCGGGGCGCTTGTGGACCGGCACGGTGGACATCCCGGTTCGTCCTGTCCCACGGCGTCGTCCGTGGGGCGTCAGAGGGCCGGTCTCCACTCGTTCCAGCCGCTCCTGGTGACCACTGGGGTGACCTCGCCCTGAGTCCGCCACGCGTCGGCGGCGTGGTCACCGATCCCGTTCCTTGCCTTCTGCGACCACGCGCTGTTCACTGTGCCGCGCGGTAACGACCGGTCCGCGCCTAAATGTGAAGACACCGCCTCGTTCCCGCAGGGCGAGACCGACTGGAAGGCACGCTGAACATGACTGGGCAACAGGACCGCTGGGCGGAACTCACCGGGGGCCGAGCGGGGGAGGAGTACGCTCGGCGCTTCGCGCGTCTCGTCGCATCCGGCCACGACGTCCACGGCGAGGCCACGTTCTGCGCCGCACTGCTGCGGCCCGAAGCCCGGGTGCTCGACGCAGGTTGCGGCACGGGCCGGATCGCGATCCGGCTCGCGGAGCTCGGCTACCACTGCACCGGCGTGGACGTCGACTCCTCGATGCTCGCCGTCGCGCGCCGTGAGGCCCCCGGGCAGGAGTGGCTCCTCGGCGACCTGGCCCGCCTGGACACTCTCGGTCTGAAGCCAGACTTCGACCTGGTGCTCGCTGCCGGAAACGTCATCCCCCTGCTGGCCCCGGGCACCGAGGCGGTTGTCATCCGTCAACTGGCCGCCGCGCTGCAGCCCGGCGGTCTCCTGGTCACGGGCATGGGTCTGGACGCGGCACACCTGCCCTTGCCGGAGCCGCCGCTCACACTTGCGGACTTCGACCACTGGTGCACCCAGGCCGGACTGACCCTGCGACAGCGCTACGCCACCTGGAGCGGGGACCCCTATCAGGACGGATGCGGTTATGCCGTGAGCGTGCACTCCCGCCCCGCACCCATGGGTCGTCCATGACCGGCGCCTGAGCGGGGGGAGGACCGCGGCGCCCCGGAACGGAGGAGACCGCTACCGGTCGGAGTGAGGCCGGCGAGTCCGGACAGGTGGCCCAGGATGCCCTGGTCGCCTGGCGCGACGACGGCCGTGCTCGCCTCCGCCACCGGTTCCAGCAGGCCGTCGACGAGGGTGATCTGCCTCCCGGCGCGGACCCGGAACTGCTCCCCGATACGTCATGACTGTGGCGAACGGCATCGCCGTCCAGGCTGCCGGCGGCGCCACCCGCTCCGAACTCCAGCAGGTGGCCGACGCGGCGCCGCGGAACTGGCCACCCGTCTGACAGCAGGTGCCCGTGGAAGCATGCCGTGCCATAGATCCTTCAACAGGCACGACCTCTTCCGCGGCCGGCATGCCGGGACAGCCGTGCCGCTAGGGAGAGGGCGGAGTGGCCATACCGTTATGCGGAGAGGCGCAACCGGCGGGTGGTCTGGGTGGTCGAACCTGAGTGATCAAAAGCCGGCTTCGCCTCCTGTGTACCGTTGTGGTACCCACTCTCCTTCTCACCGCCTGTTCGGGCAGTTCCGAGGACGAGCAGCCCGCTCATCCCGTCTTCGACGCGCCGGTCGGGCAGCAGCCCCGTCAAGCCCTGCTCGCGACCCAGGAGAGCGGGAGTGCTCGTTTCACACAGACCCTGACGTTCGGCTCACCCGCAGGGGACACGGTCCAGCGGTCCACCGGACGTGTCGACTTCTCCAGCGGCCGCGCGGCTGGTTCCGTCGAGTGGTCATTGGCGCCTGGCCTGCCGGAAGGGGCCAAGGACGCACTGCTGGGCGTTCGGCTGGGCCCAGGGAATTCCCCCGCGCGGACCCGGATCGCCGTGGACCCGGACGCCGTGCGACTGCGTGCGGGCGAGGCCGGCTACTGGCTGACATACGAGGGCACTCTGGAGACCTTCGGAGGTGAGGCATCGATCAGCGCACTGCGGGGATCCGAGTCCGCGTTCGGCGGCACACTGCTCGAGATACTGAGCGGTGCCCAGGACGTGAAGGGAACCAAGGCCACTGAGGGCGGCCGGACGTACACGGCAAAGCTCACCGCGTACAACGCGCTGCGCATGTTCTCCCAGGACATGCGAGCCGAACTCACCAGCAATATCGACCCCAGCGGCACGGACACCCCGGTGACGCTGAGCATCGTTGCGGACGCCGAGGGGCACATCACTCGCGCCGAAGCCGACTTCTCCGGCCTTCTCGACAGGAAGGACAGTGCCCTGGCGGACATGACCGGCCTTCACGCGGTGATGACGCTGAGCGGACAGGGCGACTCCCCGCCGGTCATGCCCACGCCGTCGGAACCCACGCTCGACGCGAAGACCGCCGTCAGGCCGGTCGGTGATCAGAAGGAGGGCACATGTGCTGACCTCGCGACCGGAAACCGCATGCTCGACATGGTCGTCGCCGTGCCCTGCACCCAGCCCCACGACGTCCGTGTGTTCGCCCATGCGACCTTGGGCACCGAATACCCCGGCGACGCCAACGCCCAGCGGCAGGCGGGTGAGGCGTGCCGCCGGGAACACCGTTCGGCGCCCGGCACATGGAAGCGTGAAGCGGCTGACGAAGACGTCTACTGGTACACGTGGCCGGAGGAGGACCGCTGGGGCGTCGGCGGCGCCGCAACGGTCTCCTGCTACATCGTGACCCGCGACCCCGTGACCACCCGGGCGCTGGCCGTCTGACACGAGCGCGTCGGGCGCGCCCACCCCCACCGGTGCGCCCAACGAGGCCCCGCCCCCATCGTCGGCGCTCTCCACGCCGTCGCCCGGACGGGTAAAGAGGGAGACCTTGCGGCAGGAGGTATTTTTCGGCGTCGCTCCAGGACCTGCCGGGGCCCCGTCGTCCTCCCCGCTCAGCTCGTGTCCCTGCCGGCATGAGGAGCTGAACTGTCGTCCTGGAGTACCGTGGGCATTCCCCCGACCGGCACCACCAGCTCGGCCACCTCCCCGTCCGCGGAGCGCCCCACCCACACGGGGTAGGTACCGTCGCCGGTCGTCGCGAACGCGACCAGTTCGCCGCCGGATGCCCCGTCCTGAGTACGCAGGAAGTACATCGAGTCCGTGATGTCCTCCCCGACGCCCGGCTCACCCCGGAGGAGATGCCGCTCGAAGAGCTCTTGGAGCGGCACCCAAGCCCCGGCGTCGGCGAAGCATCCAGTCGCAGCATCGGTGTCGAAGCCGAAGATCTCGTTCTCGACGAGCAGCCTCGTGTCGTCATCGGGCCCGAGGCACATCTCCCACGACAGCGCGGGCGTCTCGCTGATGAGCAACCGGACCGCCGTGGTGTCCGTGCGGGTCACCCAGGTCTGGCGCCACTCGCAGTCGTAGCCGAAGTGGACCTGGCCTTCTTCGAGTGCGTATGCCCCCGGTGGGACGGGGATCGTCATGGCGGGCCCTTTCCCGGCGCGGTCGTCCGGTCCGGAAACGGCCAGGAGGCCGCTCGGCACGCACAGGGTGCCCATCCTTCGCGGCTCCACGACCGTCATCTCGGGGTGGTACCCGTCGGTCACACGTGTCCCCGGCCTGAACAGCGCGTCGATCGGCCCGGGTTGTGCGGGGCGGGGCGGGTGCCAGCACGTGGCGGGGGCCTCGCGCGCGGCGTCCGGCGTCTCCGCCGCGTCAGGGGCGGGCAGCGCCGCCCGGAGCGTCACCGGTCCCTGCAACCCGAGCCTGCTGACAGCGCCCACGGGCCAGTCATCGAACCCGGGGCGGGCCTGCCAACGCCGTGTAGCGGCGTCAGGCACGGTGATGAGTGTCCGCCCGAGCTCGCCTTCGGGCTTCCGCGTGATCGATCCCCTGCCGTCCGGGAACAGTTCCGTCGTGGATCGAGGGCACTCGTCGTCGAACTCCGGGACGTCAGGCCCGGTGTACCGCCACGTGCGGGTACGTCGACTGAGCAGCCGGCCCGGATCATCCAGCAGACGCAGGTCCAGCTCGTCGGTACGGCGGCCCCGGTCGTCGTAGACCCACAGCCCGACGTAGTGCTCCCGCCAGGAAACCAGCCGGACCTCCAGCGGAACCTCCCGCCCCGGAAGCCGGTACACCACGACGTAAGGTAGACCCACGCCGTCCCGCTCCCGTGCCGCCCGGGCGGTCAGGGGCCGCCAAATCGCACGGGCCTCCAGGTCCCATGCCAGCGCGTATGCGACCTCGACGATCGTCCCCGGTCCGTGATCCCCACCCATTGCGGCCTCCGCCCCCATCCGTCCGACTCCGGCGAACACAGTGGACGCGGCCACTGACCGACAACAACTGCGCAGGTGATGCCGGACTGCTCGGGCGGCCCGCTGGAACCCGGTCATGGCACACAGATGTGCCGCGCGTTCGGTGACGCCGGATCGGAGGACGGGCCGTGGGTGCGTCCGTGAGATTGCCCTGTCCGCGCCTGTTCCCAGGCGGCCGCGCAGAGGGACTCGGATACGGCGGAGGTGTAACGGGCGGCGGCGAGCCAGTGGGTGGCGAAACCGTCGGTGTCGGCGGGGAGGAGACGACCGAAGGGGTCGCGTTCACGTCGGGCCGCGGAGGCGCACAGAGCGGCGAGCAGGCCGGCGGCCGTGGGAAGCCCCGCCCGACGCAGACGACGGGTCTCGGCGGAGACATCACCGAGCATGCCGATGGCCGCCCGGCCCGCCGGTATCGTCTGTTCGACGCGCCGCTCGAGAAGGTGCAGGGGGGAGTGTCCGCCGGAATCGCCGGGCCCGGGCGGGACGGCGTGCACGTGGGCGTGCGGGACAGGAAGGTCGGCGCGGCGAAGACGGTCCAGACCGAGGTCGATCGTGCCCTCACCGGTGGGGTGCGAGCAGGCGAGGAGGGCGAGCCTGGGGTGGAGCGCGGGCACGAGGCGGCCGATGATCCGCAGCCGTGTCCCCGGTGCCGTGGCCAGGAGCATCAGGTTGTCCCGGTGGGCCAGCGCGGGGTCGTCGTCGGCGACCGTGAGCCGGACGGGGACGCCACCTCCGCACAACGCGAGCAGACAGGTGCCGCCGGACTCCCGTACGGCACCACGAAGTTCCACGTCCAGGAAGAGCAGGTCGCTGCCGCCGCCGTCCGGGTCCGCATAGCGGGATGCTGAACGCAGAGCCCGTTCGGCCTGCGCAGAGGGCGGCGTCTCCCACAAGCTGGCGAGCGGCGGCTCCGTCCACGCCGCGCCCCGGGCCGTGACTGCCTTGACACCCTTCCCCGCGCCCAGTCTGCCGTCCGCCGAGACCGTCGCCCCCGAAACCGCCAGCCCGGCGCGGCCCAGCTCCCGGTGGGTGAGCGCGCTCTCCCCGAGACGCACGGCGCGGTCGGCCACGCCCAGGGCGCGTCCGACGCCGCCGGGGGCCACGTCGCTGACCGTGCAGAGCCGGCCGTCGGGTCCGGCGACCCAGGTGCGGACACCGCCGTGCCCCGAGTCGGTGACCACGGGTTCGGTGAACAGACCGTACAGGCGCAGCGAGCCGTCCGGACTGTACGGGCGGCGCGACCGGCCCTTGACGGCGGCCAGTTCCGCACCGGACGCGGTCCCCACCCGGCGTGCCGTCCCCAGTAGTTCGACCAAGGTGGTCACGAGGTCCGCGGTGCGGTAGGACGGGTCCCCGGCACGGGCCGCGCGCAGCAGTGTGACGACGGACAGTGCGGCGCCCGCCGCGCGCGGCAGATCCTGGAGCCGGGCGGTGTGCGCCGCGCGGAGGAGCGCCGCTTGGGCGACGGCACCGGCCCCGTCGACGCCGGCGTCCAGCACGGCGGCGGCCGCCGCCCACACGGCGTCAGCCGCGGCACGCTGGGCCGGGCTCGCCACGTCTGGCGCGGGGGCGGTGTCGTCGACGTGCGATGCCGGTCCGGCTGCGACCGGAGCCGGTCGCCCGGCGGGCTCGGGGACCGGGTCCGCGGTGGGGGCGGCGCAGGCGGCGGCCGCGCGGTGGACGCAGGCCGGGGCGAGGAGACAGCCGCAGCTGATGGCGTCCGCCGACGCCACCACGCCGCCCGGGGCGTGCAGGCGCAGTTCGGTCTCCTCGTCGACAGCGATCGTCACCGTGTCCCCGTCGCGCTGCGACGGGCGGGAGCCGAGCTTGGTGACCGCCGCGTCCAGCCGCTTGCGCAGCCGGGGCGAGAGGTCTTCCACCAGCGTGGCCGTGACCTCCGGCGCGACAGGTGGCAACTGGGCGGCGGTCATGCGGTCTTCTCCCCTATCCAGCGGGCCAGTTCGAGTGGGCTGAGTGCTGCCACGGGCATACCGGCGGCCACGAGCTGACCGGCGACGCCCGTCGAGTAGCGGGGCCGGCCCGCGTCGTCGAGGCTCGCGCACCCGAGGACATGGGCCCCGGTGGCGACCAAGGCCCGCACCTCGGCCAGCAGCGCGCCTGGCGGAGCGCCCTCCTCGA
Proteins encoded in this window:
- a CDS encoding oxygenase MpaB family protein: MDGLSRRKMLMAGGALGAVGALGAASPALARPLWTWSPSASVAGTGVGVDPEYVWDEEADPVLAAVIDRGEVSRVNALLKQWTRNDQPLPDGLPGDLREFMESARRMPSWADKARLDRGARFSKTKGIYVGALYGLGSGLMSTAIPRESRAVYYSKGGADMKDRIAKTARLGYDIGDLDAYLPQGSMIVTAVKTRMVHAAVRHLLPQSPAWSQTSGGQKIPISQADIMVTWHSLATFVMSKMKEWGVRVGTADSEAYLHVWQVSAHMLGVSDEYIPATWDAANAQSKQVLDPILGHTPEGEALTEVLLGIVAELDAGLTRPLISAFSRYTLGGEVGDMIGLSKQPVLERLIATAWPLLVAFREGLIPIPAVPAVLWTLEEALRRFVLLFLAEGRPIAIDIPDMNRPS
- the argB gene encoding acetylglutamate kinase, which encodes MERLELERLRGRVVVIKFGGHAMVNEELRTTFAQDVVTLRGAGLLPVVVHGGGPQISAMLERLDLEVRFEAGLRVTTPEVMDVVRMVLTGRVQRELVGLINAHGPFAVGISGEDAHTMTAVRRTVRVNGEPVDIGLVGEVVDVNADTVRALLEQDHIPVISPVARGTDGQVYNVNADLAAAALAVALDAEKLVMLTDVEGLYANWPYGTEVIRRITTEETEKLLPELTSGMLPKMEGCLRAVRAGVRSAHILDGRVPNSALRGIVSGDSLGTTVVPDQGPRMG
- a CDS encoding translation initiation factor IF-2 — translated: MRRLLLLSPLLLFALGCGVVQSSEDEAADAAREAARKAGERLYGQSPRTAEEVGRSAAGIDGVEVLRVRGTSTHDGDGIDVVVRTSGSAYDGWLAPEEVTVQRCFAVRVSPKSEWGEAPRDVDCPDSPPQAFAPPPEAPPLPYEELRAKLPRVPEGGRVDEAEVRRTLAALDLHPGIRSEVKADGGMVGVLLSVRGNGFDAQDCLLARVAPGDTEVWVPSRIQRMPGEGGCAVGNALGPQPSSR
- a CDS encoding class I SAM-dependent methyltransferase; the protein is MTGQQDRWAELTGGRAGEEYARRFARLVASGHDVHGEATFCAALLRPEARVLDAGCGTGRIAIRLAELGYHCTGVDVDSSMLAVARREAPGQEWLLGDLARLDTLGLKPDFDLVLAAGNVIPLLAPGTEAVVIRQLAAALQPGGLLVTGMGLDAAHLPLPEPPLTLADFDHWCTQAGLTLRQRYATWSGDPYQDGCGYAVSVHSRPAPMGRP
- a CDS encoding septum formation family protein; protein product: MVPTLLLTACSGSSEDEQPAHPVFDAPVGQQPRQALLATQESGSARFTQTLTFGSPAGDTVQRSTGRVDFSSGRAAGSVEWSLAPGLPEGAKDALLGVRLGPGNSPARTRIAVDPDAVRLRAGEAGYWLTYEGTLETFGGEASISALRGSESAFGGTLLEILSGAQDVKGTKATEGGRTYTAKLTAYNALRMFSQDMRAELTSNIDPSGTDTPVTLSIVADAEGHITRAEADFSGLLDRKDSALADMTGLHAVMTLSGQGDSPPVMPTPSEPTLDAKTAVRPVGDQKEGTCADLATGNRMLDMVVAVPCTQPHDVRVFAHATLGTEYPGDANAQRQAGEACRREHRSAPGTWKREAADEDVYWYTWPEEDRWGVGGAATVSCYIVTRDPVTTRALAV
- a CDS encoding DUF4241 domain-containing protein, whose protein sequence is MGGDHGPGTIVEVAYALAWDLEARAIWRPLTARAARERDGVGLPYVVVYRLPGREVPLEVRLVSWREHYVGLWVYDDRGRRTDELDLRLLDDPGRLLSRRTRTWRYTGPDVPEFDDECPRSTTELFPDGRGSITRKPEGELGRTLITVPDAATRRWQARPGFDDWPVGAVSRLGLQGPVTLRAALPAPDAAETPDAAREAPATCWHPPRPAQPGPIDALFRPGTRVTDGYHPEMTVVEPRRMGTLCVPSGLLAVSGPDDRAGKGPAMTIPVPPGAYALEEGQVHFGYDCEWRQTWVTRTDTTAVRLLISETPALSWEMCLGPDDDTRLLVENEIFGFDTDAATGCFADAGAWVPLQELFERHLLRGEPGVGEDITDSMYFLRTQDGASGGELVAFATTGDGTYPVWVGRSADGEVAELVVPVGGMPTVLQDDSSAPHAGRDTS